The Euphorbia lathyris chromosome 2, ddEupLath1.1, whole genome shotgun sequence genome includes a window with the following:
- the LOC136217174 gene encoding uncharacterized protein — protein MKIDSAPKQPLFCLKWPWDVQQGPRNPNLCTFEGPWIFKSLQTLGSIAFNSLNSISKSSNYWISPFNPIQSGPRSTQGNSLKSQMKVLTPELQGEAEQRAFASALANGKDATILEFYSPKCRLCNSLLDFVLEMENRNSSWLNIVMADAENEKWLPEVFNYPLHFFIHAI, from the coding sequence ATGAAGATCGATTCCGCTCCTAAACAACCTTTGTTTTGCTTGAAATGGCCATGGGATGTGCAACAAGGTCCTCGAAATCCTAATCTTTGCACCTTTGAGGGCCCTTGGATATTCAAGTCTTTGCAAACTCTTGGATCCATTGCTTTCAATTCTCTTAATTCAATTTCTAAATCCTCAAATTACTGGATCAGTCCcttcaatccaatccaatcagGTCCCAGAAGCACCCAAGGTAACAGTTTGAAGTCCCAAATGAAGGTCCTGACTCCTGAACTGCAAGGAGAGGCAGAGCAAAGAGCATTCGCTTCGGCTCTAGCAAATGGGAAGGACGCTACAATCCTTGAGTTCTATTCTCCTAAATGCAGGTTATGCAATTCTTTGCTTGATTTTGTTTTGGAGATGGAGAATAGGAATTCAAGTTGGCTCAATATTGTCATGGCAGATGCAGAGAATGAGAAATGGTTGCCTGAGGTTTTCAACTATCCTCTCCATTTCTTTATTCATGCAATTTAG